A window of the Synchiropus splendidus isolate RoL2022-P1 chromosome 6, RoL_Sspl_1.0, whole genome shotgun sequence genome harbors these coding sequences:
- the LOC128760453 gene encoding transketolase-like — translation MMEDYHKPDQQTVQALRNIANRLRINSIKATTAAGSGHPTSCCSVAEIMSVLFFHTMKFRPEDPRNFNSDRFIMSKSHAAPALYSMWVETGFLKENEMLNMCQVDSGLEGHSTPRQQFVDVTTGSLGQGLGVACGMAYTGKYFDKSSYRVYCLMGDGEMSEGAVWEAMSFASYYQLDNLVAIMDINRLGQSDSAPLQHHVEKYQRRCEAFGWHAIIVDGHSVEELCKALSQPRHQPTAIIAKTIKGKGIPAAEDKLGWQGKPLPKDMADMVMKDLQSRIMNTSKHLYPPAPTEDAPPVSLRNIRMPSAPSYKAGEKIATRKAYGMALAKLGRYYERVVAVDGDTHNLTFSEIFKNEHPNRFVECYIAQQNMVSVAMGCAARDRNVVFASTLASFFTRAYDQLRLAAVSDSNINLCGSHCGLSTGEEGPSLMALEDLAMFRALPSTTIFYPSDGVSTEKAVELAASTRGVCYIRTGRQDTAIIYNSNEDFHVGQAKVVYQNKDDQVTVVAAGVTLHEALAAAEHLKKERIYVRVIDPFTIKPLDAKTIMDHARATRGRVLTVEDHYYEGGLGEAVSSAMVNETGFYLQRLAVSHVPRSGKPHELMKLYSIDRDSIAQAVRKMLSSSTNAK, via the exons ATGATGGAGGACTACCACAAACCTGACCAACAGACCGTCCAGGCTCTGAGGAACATCGCCAACCGCCTCCGAATCAACTCCATCAAGGCAACGACTGCAGCAGGCAGCGG ACACCCGACGTCATGCTGCAGCGTGGCAGAGATCATGTCAGTGCTCTTCTTTCACACCATGAAGTTTCGTCCTGAGGACCCAAGAAATTTCAACAGCGACCGCTTCATCATGTCTAAG AGCCATGCTGCTCCTGCGCTGTACTCCATGTGGGTTGAAACAGGATTCCTGAAAGAGAACGAGATGCTCAACATGTGCCAGGTGGACTCTGGCCTGGAGGGACACTCAACCCCG AGACAGCAATTTGTTGATGTCACCACTGGCTCCTTGGGACAGGGGCTCGGTGTGGCCTGTGGCATGGCCTACACTGGCAAGTACTTCGACAAGTCCAG CTATCGTGTTTACTGCTTGATGGGAGACGGAGAGATGTCAGAGGGAGCCGTCTGGGAGGCCATGTCATTCGCCTCCTACTACCAGCTCGACAACCTGGTGGCCATTATGGACATCAACCGCCTGGGTCAGAGTGACTCTGCTCCTCTGCAGCACCATGTGGAAAAATATCAGAGACGCTGTGAGGCTTTTGG GTGGCATGCCATCATTGTGGACGGCCATAGTGTGGAGGAGCTCTGCAAAGCTCTGAGTCAGCCGCGCCACCAACCCACTGCCATCATTGCTAAAACCATTAAGGGAAAAGGCATTCCAG CTGCAGAGGATAAGCTCGGGTGGCAGGGGAAACCCCTGCCCAAAGACATGGCCGACATGGTGATGAAGGATCTGCAAAGCCGGATCATGAACACCAGCAAGCACCTGTATCCTCCTGCGCCCACAGAGGACGCCCCCCCTGTCAGCCTGAGAAACATCAGGATGCCCAGCGCACCCAGCTACAAGGCGGGAGAAAAG ATCGCCACACGTAAGGCGTACGGGATGGCCCTGGCCAAGCTGGGCCGCTACTATGAGCGCGTCGTGGCTGTTGACGGAGACACCCACAACCTCACCTTCTCAGAGATCTTCAAGAACGAACATCCCAACCGCTTTGTTGAGTGCTACATAGCTCAGCAGAACATG GTCAGTGTTGCCATGGGGTGTGCTGCCCGCGACAGGAACGTGGTGTTTGCCAGCACTCTGGCCTCCTTCTTCACACGTGCATATGACCAGCTACGCTTGGCGGCCGTCTCAGACAGCAACATCAACCTGTGTGGCTCCCACTGCGGCCTCTCCACTG GGGAGGAGGGCCCCTCCCTGATGGCCCTGGAGGATCTGGCGATGTTTCGGGCCCTTCCCTCTACGACTATCTTCTACCCCAGCGATGGCGTGTCGACTGAGAAGGCTGTGGAACTGGCTGCGAGCACTCGG GGTGTTTGCTACATTCGCACCGGTCGCCAAGACACTGCCATCATTTACAACAGCAATGAAGACTTCCATGTGGGGCAGGCGAAG gTTGTATACCAGAACAAGGACGACCAGGTGACTGTGGTTGCTGCTGGAGTGACTCTGCATGAGGCTCTTGCAGCTGCTGAACATCTGAAGAAAG AGAGGATCTATGTCAGGGTCATTGACCCCTTCACCATCAAACCCCTGGATGCTAAAACCATCATGGACCATGCACGAGCCACCAGGGGCCGAGTCCTGACAGTGGAGGACCACTACTATGAAG GTGGTCTTGGGGAGGCAGTGAGCTCCGCAATGGTCAACGAGACCGGCTTCTATCTGCAGCGCCTGGCTGTATCTCATGTCCCGCGCAGCGGCAAACCGCATGAGCTGATGAAGCTCTACAGCATCGACCGTGACTCCATCGCGCAGGCGGTCCGCAAGATGCTCAGCAGCTCTACCAACGCCAAGTAG